A window of the Methanoculleus horonobensis genome harbors these coding sequences:
- a CDS encoding mRNA surveillance protein pelota has translation MKAEVREMKRQFGEIRLFPETLDDLWHLSHLVGPGDLVFATTFRSVEAATDKLRPEKVEKRPVRLGIRVEKVEFHQHTSRLRIAGVIESGVDVSAHHTLNVDAGFEISVVKRWRAVDCERIRRAVDASEYGVVHVVSVEEGEAQVYRLRQFGPEWVTTVTIGSSKGAETGTRSALFEKTLETVAAVTGPLVVAGPGFVKDEFAEYVKARAPDLAGRMVAVETRRIGRGAVQEVIGQGILDRLLGDLHLAREVALMDEVLLRIATEGAVVYGIDEVQKAVAYGAAETVLVADTLLRDNEATGVIEKAERVNATIVVLSTEFEPGERLDAIGGAAALLRYKIE, from the coding sequence ATGAAGGCCGAAGTCCGGGAGATGAAGAGGCAGTTCGGCGAGATACGTCTCTTCCCGGAGACGCTCGACGACCTCTGGCACCTCTCCCACCTGGTCGGGCCGGGGGATCTCGTCTTTGCGACGACCTTCCGGAGCGTGGAGGCGGCGACCGACAAACTCCGGCCGGAGAAGGTCGAGAAGCGGCCGGTGCGGCTCGGGATCCGGGTCGAGAAGGTGGAGTTCCACCAGCATACGAGTCGTCTCCGGATCGCCGGCGTCATCGAGAGCGGGGTGGATGTCTCCGCACACCACACCTTGAATGTCGATGCCGGGTTCGAGATCTCGGTCGTCAAACGCTGGCGTGCCGTCGACTGCGAACGGATCCGGCGGGCGGTCGACGCCTCTGAGTACGGCGTGGTTCACGTCGTGAGCGTCGAGGAAGGAGAGGCGCAGGTCTACCGGCTGCGCCAGTTCGGCCCGGAGTGGGTGACGACCGTCACGATCGGGAGCAGCAAGGGTGCCGAGACCGGTACCCGGTCGGCGCTCTTCGAGAAGACGCTTGAGACGGTCGCCGCGGTCACCGGCCCTCTCGTCGTCGCGGGCCCGGGGTTCGTGAAGGACGAGTTCGCGGAGTACGTGAAGGCCCGCGCTCCCGATCTCGCCGGGAGGATGGTCGCCGTCGAGACCCGGCGCATCGGGCGGGGCGCCGTGCAGGAGGTGATCGGGCAGGGGATCCTTGACCGGCTGCTCGGCGACCTGCATCTTGCACGGGAGGTCGCGCTGATGGACGAGGTTCTGCTCCGGATCGCGACCGAGGGCGCCGTCGTCTACGGCATCGACGAAGTCCAAAAAGCGGTTGCCTACGGGGCGGCGGAGACGGTGCTGGTCGCCGACACCCTGCTCCGGGACAATGAGGCTACGGGCGTCATCGAGAAGGCCGAGCGCGTCAACGCCACGATCGTGGTGCTGAGCACCGAGTTCGAGCCCGGGGAGCGTCTTGACGCAATCGGCGGCGCCGCGGCGCTTCTGCGGTATAAGATCGAGTGA
- a CDS encoding EMC6-like membrane protein, which produces MSENAVAAESEKTRPRTRAEKQAEHRNRITRTLVACFMGILAGGLSFYLSGTPDPASGLQENAIIGILLLMAGVVFQKHIFMLIRIDHMALTGKDWFYQSFMTFALWFMTWTILLTTTVL; this is translated from the coding sequence ATGAGCGAGAATGCGGTAGCAGCAGAGTCTGAAAAGACACGGCCACGGACGCGTGCCGAGAAGCAGGCCGAGCACAGAAATCGGATAACACGGACGCTTGTAGCCTGCTTCATGGGCATCCTGGCCGGGGGACTCTCGTTCTACCTCTCCGGCACGCCCGACCCGGCGAGCGGTCTTCAGGAAAACGCCATCATCGGCATCCTTCTTCTCATGGCGGGCGTCGTCTTCCAGAAACACATCTTCATGCTCATCCGGATCGACCACATGGCCCTGACCGGAAAGGACTGGTTCTACCAGAGTTTCATGACGTTCGCGCTCTGGTTCATGACCTGGACAATCCTTCTGACTACCACCGTTCTGTGA